In the Magnetospira sp. QH-2 genome, one interval contains:
- the hisH gene encoding imidazole glycerol phosphate synthase subunit HisH, producing the protein MTIADYGASNILSIMRAFQHLDVDVSCADQPADILAAKRLVVPGVGAFGDSMRALHRQGMAAAIVEFAQSGRPLLGICLGMQLLFDSSSEFEEMPGLGLIAGRVDPIHATGINGLPHKIPHVGWNRLRGAPWSGSILRDLPPKPYVYFVHSFAARPAKASEILATTAYDGREIVAAVQSDNLIGTQFHPEKSGEQGLTILANFMTECGGLKR; encoded by the coding sequence GTGACCATCGCTGACTACGGCGCGAGCAATATACTAAGCATAATGAGGGCTTTTCAGCACCTTGACGTGGATGTGTCCTGTGCGGATCAGCCCGCGGACATTCTCGCGGCAAAGCGCCTCGTGGTTCCCGGCGTCGGCGCCTTTGGTGATTCCATGAGAGCCCTTCATCGTCAGGGGATGGCCGCCGCCATTGTCGAGTTCGCCCAGTCAGGAAGACCGCTCCTCGGCATCTGCCTTGGCATGCAGTTGTTGTTCGACTCATCCAGTGAGTTCGAAGAAATGCCGGGATTGGGCCTGATTGCCGGCCGGGTTGACCCGATCCACGCCACGGGAATCAATGGTTTGCCCCATAAAATACCCCATGTGGGTTGGAATAGATTGCGCGGCGCGCCATGGAGCGGGTCCATCCTGAGGGACCTTCCTCCGAAGCCTTATGTTTACTTTGTGCATTCCTTCGCTGCCCGTCCGGCAAAGGCGTCCGAAATATTGGCCACCACCGCCTATGATGGCCGGGAAATCGTTGCTGCGGTGCAAAGCGACAATCTTATCGGCACCCAGTTTCATCCCGAGAAAAGCGGGGAGCAAGGGCTAACGATTCTCGCTAATTTCATGACGGAATGTGGTGGCTTGAAAAGATAA
- a CDS encoding CBS domain-containing protein, translating into MNVGDILSSKTKAVITVREEDTLETVATLLASNRIGAVPVRDDSGDLVGIISERDIVRALSQDGAHAHSARVSGYMSTNLVTCKPGDSCKAIMESMTGRRIRHLPVLADGNLVGVVSQGDVVKVRLEQSELEKAVLQDIAIARP; encoded by the coding sequence ATGAACGTCGGCGATATTCTGAGCAGCAAAACCAAAGCTGTGATCACGGTGCGGGAAGAAGATACTTTGGAAACCGTCGCCACGCTTTTGGCTTCCAACCGCATCGGTGCGGTTCCCGTGCGCGATGACTCCGGCGATCTGGTCGGCATTATTTCCGAGCGCGATATTGTCCGCGCCCTGTCCCAGGACGGCGCCCACGCCCATTCTGCTCGGGTCAGCGGCTATATGAGCACGAACCTGGTGACTTGTAAGCCCGGAGATTCCTGTAAGGCCATCATGGAAAGCATGACCGGTCGCCGCATTCGCCATTTGCCGGTTCTCGCCGACGGGAATCTGGTTGGTGTGGTCAGCCAGGGTGACGTGGTCAAGGTGCGTTTGGAACAATCCGAACTGGAAAAGGCCGTGTTGCAGGATATCGCCATCGCCCGTCCGTAA
- the coaD gene encoding pantetheine-phosphate adenylyltransferase yields the protein MSGLVGLYPGTFDPVTNGHMDIITRAGRALDRLIIAVAVNAGKGPLFTLEERVALLEQDLEDCRDCIGAQVEVRPFDTLLMDFAVQCEAKVIIRGLRAVSDFEYEFQMAGMNARLNPEVETLFLMASESNQFISSRFVKEIGRLGGDISHFVSPRVTESLNQRFGFTPKA from the coding sequence ATGAGCGGTCTCGTCGGTCTGTATCCCGGTACGTTCGATCCTGTGACCAACGGCCACATGGATATCATCACCCGCGCCGGGCGGGCTCTGGACAGGCTGATCATTGCCGTGGCCGTGAATGCTGGCAAGGGACCGCTTTTTACGCTGGAAGAACGGGTGGCGCTGCTTGAGCAAGACCTGGAAGACTGCCGGGATTGCATCGGCGCCCAGGTGGAGGTGCGCCCCTTCGATACCCTGTTGATGGACTTTGCCGTTCAATGCGAGGCCAAGGTGATTATCCGGGGTCTGCGCGCGGTTTCGGATTTCGAGTATGAGTTCCAGATGGCCGGGATGAATGCCCGGCTCAATCCCGAGGTGGAGACCTTGTTCTTGATGGCTTCAGAAAGCAATCAGTTCATTTCGTCGCGATTCGTCAAGGAAATCGGACGCTTGGGCGGGGATATTTCCCACTTCGTCTCGCCCCGGGTCACCGAATCCTTGAACCAACGATTCGGCTTCACCCCCAAGGCTTAA
- the gyrA gene encoding DNA gyrase subunit A codes for MRRSYLDYAMSVIVSRALPDVRDGLKPVHRRILYAMKENGYEYNKPFRKSARIVGDVMGKYHPHGDQAIYDAMVRMAQDFSLRLPLIDGQGNFGSMDGDRAAAMRYTEARMAKAAHALLEDIDKDTVDFVPNYDETTGEPSVLPAQYPNLLVNGAGGIAVGMATNIPPHNLGEVIDACCAVIDDPDITIDDIIRDHMHGPDFPTGGLILGQGGIRSAFHTGRGSVIMRGRTRIEEIRKDREAIIISEVPYQVNKARMIEIIAECVRDKKIEGIADLRDESDRDGVRVVVEIKRDHQADVVLNQLYKFSPLQTSFGVNMLALNGGKPELLNVRQVLDAFIAFREEVIRRRTIYELNKAREKAHVLAGLAVAVANIDEIIALIRKAPDPGTARQQLMDRAWPALDVAPLIELIDEPGHRVVDGTYKLSETQAKAILDLRLHRLTGLERDKIGDDLQKIGDQIKEYLTILASREKLYELLRDELVAMKEQFNTPRRTTLEEGELDQDIEDLIQREDMVVTVSNTGYIKRVPLSTYRAQKRGGKGRSGMSTREEDFVSQVYVANTHTPVLFFSSEGMVYKMKVYKLPQGTPQSRGKALVNLLPLNAGETITTTMTLPEDEETWSDLFVMFATQSGNVRRNRLSDFTNVMANGKIAMKLGIGDHLVRVRTCTEQDDVLLTTAKGKCIRFPVTDVRVFAGRDSTGVRGIRLVPGDKVIGMSALVHRDMDMETRDTYLSAVSARRRLASSDYADRPEDKARDEENATRLDETTIERLSSEEEFVLTITVDGFGKRSSAYEYRTAGRGGQGIGAIDLSRRDRPETTVAASFPVLSDDQLVMVTDGGQLIRVPVRDISFTGRTTRGVTLFRVAQDEHIVSVSRLRDEGDDLDEDDTEFDGDPIEPSNEEGGPA; via the coding sequence ATGCGGCGTTCCTATCTCGATTACGCCATGAGCGTGATCGTATCCCGTGCCCTACCCGACGTGCGTGACGGTCTGAAACCGGTACACCGGCGCATTCTCTACGCCATGAAAGAGAACGGCTACGAGTACAATAAACCGTTCCGCAAGTCAGCGCGCATCGTCGGCGATGTCATGGGTAAATACCACCCGCATGGGGATCAGGCGATCTATGACGCCATGGTCCGCATGGCGCAGGATTTCTCCTTGCGCCTGCCGTTGATCGACGGACAAGGCAATTTCGGGTCCATGGATGGCGACCGCGCCGCGGCCATGCGTTACACCGAAGCCCGCATGGCCAAGGCGGCCCACGCGCTGTTGGAAGACATCGATAAGGACACGGTGGATTTCGTCCCCAACTATGACGAAACCACCGGCGAACCCTCGGTCCTGCCCGCCCAATATCCCAATTTGCTGGTCAATGGCGCGGGCGGCATCGCCGTCGGCATGGCAACCAATATCCCGCCCCATAACCTGGGCGAAGTCATTGATGCCTGTTGCGCCGTTATCGACGATCCCGACATCACCATCGATGATATCATTCGCGACCATATGCACGGCCCGGATTTCCCCACCGGAGGCCTGATTCTCGGTCAAGGCGGCATCCGCTCGGCGTTCCATACGGGGCGCGGCTCGGTGATCATGCGTGGCCGCACCCGCATCGAGGAAATCCGCAAGGACCGCGAAGCCATCATCATCAGCGAAGTGCCTTATCAGGTGAACAAGGCACGGATGATCGAGATCATCGCCGAATGCGTGCGCGACAAAAAGATCGAAGGCATCGCCGACCTGCGCGATGAATCCGACCGCGACGGCGTGCGGGTGGTGGTGGAGATCAAGCGCGATCATCAAGCCGACGTGGTGCTCAATCAGCTCTATAAATTCTCGCCCCTGCAAACCAGCTTCGGCGTCAACATGCTGGCGCTCAACGGTGGCAAGCCTGAACTGTTGAACGTTCGCCAGGTGCTGGACGCCTTCATCGCCTTCCGCGAGGAAGTCATTCGGCGGCGGACCATTTACGAACTCAACAAGGCCCGGGAAAAAGCCCACGTCTTGGCCGGTCTAGCCGTCGCCGTGGCTAATATCGACGAAATCATCGCCCTGATCCGCAAGGCGCCGGACCCCGGCACGGCGCGGCAGCAATTGATGGATCGTGCCTGGCCCGCCCTGGACGTGGCGCCGCTGATCGAGCTGATCGACGAACCCGGCCACCGGGTGGTGGATGGCACCTACAAGCTGTCGGAAACCCAGGCCAAGGCCATTTTGGATCTGCGCCTGCATCGGTTGACCGGTTTGGAGCGCGACAAGATCGGCGACGATCTGCAAAAGATCGGCGATCAGATCAAGGAATACCTGACCATCCTCGCTTCTCGCGAGAAGCTCTATGAGCTGCTGCGAGACGAACTGGTGGCCATGAAGGAACAGTTCAACACGCCCCGCCGAACCACCTTGGAAGAAGGCGAACTGGACCAGGATATCGAAGACCTGATCCAACGCGAGGACATGGTGGTGACGGTCAGCAACACCGGCTACATCAAGCGCGTGCCCCTGTCGACCTACCGGGCGCAAAAGCGCGGCGGCAAAGGCCGGTCGGGCATGAGTACCCGCGAAGAGGATTTCGTCAGCCAAGTCTACGTGGCCAACACCCATACCCCGGTGCTGTTCTTCTCATCCGAGGGCATGGTCTACAAGATGAAGGTCTATAAGCTGCCCCAGGGCACCCCTCAGTCGCGCGGCAAGGCCTTGGTCAACCTACTGCCCCTGAATGCCGGCGAGACCATCACCACCACCATGACCCTGCCCGAGGACGAGGAAACCTGGAGCGATCTGTTCGTCATGTTCGCCACCCAGTCAGGCAACGTGCGCCGTAACCGGCTATCGGACTTCACCAACGTCATGGCCAACGGCAAGATCGCCATGAAGCTGGGCATCGGCGACCATCTCGTCCGGGTACGCACCTGTACCGAACAAGACGATGTATTGTTGACCACCGCCAAGGGTAAATGCATCCGATTCCCCGTCACCGACGTGCGGGTCTTTGCCGGGCGCGATTCCACCGGCGTTCGCGGCATCCGGTTGGTCCCAGGAGACAAAGTTATCGGCATGTCGGCGCTGGTCCACAGGGACATGGACATGGAAACCCGGGATACCTATCTCTCGGCGGTTTCGGCGCGACGGCGTTTGGCCTCCTCGGATTACGCCGACCGGCCCGAGGACAAGGCCCGCGACGAAGAAAATGCCACCCGCCTGGACGAAACGACCATCGAACGTCTGAGCTCGGAAGAGGAATTCGTGCTGACCATCACCGTTGACGGCTTCGGCAAGCGCTCTTCCGCCTATGAGTACCGCACGGCTGGGCGTGGTGGCCAGGGAATCGGCGCCATCGACCTGAGCCGTCGGGACCGGCCGGAAACCACCGTAGCCGCGTCCTTCCCGGTCCTGAGCGATGACCAACTGGTAATGGTGACCGATGGCGGCCAGTTGATCCGGGTTCCGGTGCGCGACATCAGCTTTACCGGTCGCACCACCCGCGGCGTCACCCTGTTCCGGGTCGCCCAGGACGAACATATTGTTTCAGTCTCCCGCCTCCGGGACGAAGGGGACGACCTGGACGAAGATGACACGGAATTCGATGGCGATCCCATCGAACCAAGCAATGAGGAAGGCGGCCCTGCATGA